The Actinomyces faecalis genome includes the window TCGCCGTCCTTGATCCAGCGTTCGGAGGACTTGGTCGGCATGGCGACGCCGATCTTGATCTCCGAGGCATCCTTGCCAGCGGTGTCGTTACCACTGCCGCCACTGGCTCCGGAACCACCACAGGCAGCCAGCAGCGCGACACCAGTGACAGCCAGACCACTGGCCAGGACCGAGCGACGCGTGAGCATTCGGGACATGGGATTCTCCTCCTTGAGAGACAACTGCGCTCACTCACACCTCGATGTGGGAGCATCCAGCACCCCATCAGTGTGAACGTTCATCTTCCGGCTGTCAACACACGGACGACACCTACTCTGTCCTGGACACGAAATAAGCCAATACACCAATGAAATTCACAGGTTTTCACCGCCAGCACCAGTTATCAACAAGACCTGTGACGATCTCAGTGAGCGTTCACACAGACCTCGGATACTCACCCGCGGCTAATGCTCTTCTCATCAGCGCTACAGGGAGGAGGAGCGTCGTACCTTGAGCGTCGGAGGTACAGAGTGCCTGACGCCCGCCTCCCCGGCGATCGCCCGCAGCAGCACCTCGACGCACAGCCGCCCCATCTCCTCAAAAGGCTGGCTGACGGTGGTCAGTGGCGGGGCGTAGTACTCAGCCCCCGCGGTGTCGTCATAGCCCACGACGGCCAGGCGCTCGGGCACCGGCACCCCCTGGTCACGTGCCGCGGCAAGCACACCGAGTGCCATGAGGTCATTGGAGCAGAAGAGCGCGTCAAGCGGCTCCCGCTCGAGCCGGACCAGGATCTCTGTGCCCAGGGTGTAGCCCGACTCCGCAGTCCAGTCGCCCCAGTACAGCTCCGAGGCATCCAGGCCAGCATCCTCCATCGCAGTTCGCCACCCACGCACTCGAGCCTGTGCATCGAACCAGTCACTAGGGCCGGCGATATGGGCGATCCTGCGCCGCCCTGCACCGATCAAGTGACGCACCGCCATTTTGGCTCCCAGCTCCTGATCCACGCAGACAGCATGGAGACGCGCCGAGGGCTCAAAGCCGTCAGCCACCACCACCATGGGTGCCGTGCGGGCAGCAGCCCTGGCCGCGTCAGCGATGCCAATCGACGGCGCCACCACGATGATGCCGTCAACTCCCCGCGTCGCAAGGAAGCCCAGGACCTCATCTACCTCCGAGTCATCCCCCTCACGCAGGGACGTCACGAGGGTCCCATACCCCGCGCCGCGGGCCGCCAATTCAATCGCCGCCGTGGTTGATGCAGGCCCGAAGTACGAGGACCGGCCCGAGACCACGCCGATCATCCGGGTGGAGTCGGTGACCAGCGCACGCGCTGCAAGGTTGGGCCGGTATCCCAGCTCCTTGATCGCGGCCAGCACACGCTCGCGCGTCGCCGGGCGGACGGAGTCAGGGCGGTTGATGACGCGAGAGACTGTCTGGTGCGAGACGCCCGTAGCCCGGGCAACGTCCATCATCCCGGGGCGGCGGCCCTGAGGTGCCGATGCCGTCCCCGCAGACGTCTGCTCACGAGTGCCTCGCACGCCGTCGGCTGGTCTCGCTCCCGTCATAGCCCTATCTTGCCCTGACAACAGCGCGATCCGGGCACCGACAGGACCGCCGCCCACCGGTCAGGCCCGAGCCTGGCCCAGCAGGTAGGCCGCGAGCGCGGAGTCGTCCTCAGCCTCCAGCCCTGCGGCCTTCGCCACCCGGTAGAGGTTCTCCGCCGCACTGGCCACAGGCGTCGGCAGCTGCGCCGCACGGGTGAGGCTGCCGACGATGCCCATGTCCTTGAGGATGACGTCCAGGCGTGAGCGCAGCTCAGGGGTATGTCCCTCCATCTGCTCGACCATGCGCGGGCCACGGTCAGCCAGCATGAAGGAGGCCGCGGCACCGGTACCCATCACCTCGATGCACCGCATGGGGTCCAGCCCCAGGGTCTTGGCCATGGCCAGCGCCTCGGCGGCCGCGGCGGTGTGGATGCCGCACAGGAGCTGGTTGACAGCCTTCATGTTCTGGCCGGCCCCGCACTCCCCCATCTCCACAAGGTTGGAGCCGAGCGCCTGGAGCACCGGACGTGCGGCTGCAAGCGGCTCCTGGCTGCCTCCCAGCATGATGAGCAGCTCGCCGTCGCCGGCTCGCACCGCTCCGCCAGACACAGGGGCGTCCACCAGCCCGACGCCACGGGCGGCCAACCGAGCCTCCGTGTCCAGGACGCACTCAGCGCCGACCGTCGAGGTCACGACGACGACGCTTCCCTCCCTCAGCGTCTCGGAGGCGCCGTCCGCCCCGAAGAGGACCGCCTCCACCTGTGGCGCGGACCGGACGGCGATGACCGCCACGTCGACGTCCTTCGAGGCCTCCGCGGCGCTCGTGCAGGCCTGCGCACCGGCCTGCTGCGCCAGGTCCCGGCGCGCTTCGAAGGGGTCAAAGGCCTTGACCGGGAAGTCCTTGACCAGGTGCTGCGCCATCGGCAGCCCCATGGCGCCCAGACCGAGTACCGCGACCGTCATATCCGTCATCGTGCTTCTCCGCTTCCTTGTGGCGCTCGTCAGTCAGCTGTTCCGCTTCCTTGCTGGAACGCTGTTAGTGCGACGATAACACTTATTCGTGGCGCAGTGGTCCTTCTCATGGCCCCTTGTTCCAGCTCTCCCCACCCAGCCTGAGCTGGAGACGAGCGGCACCATGCAGGCAGACCTGTCGCGGGCCGCCGAGCCGCTTGTGCTCGGCGACCCGCGACAGGTCTGTCTCAGCAAGGCTGAGCCCCGTCAGTCCTCCTCGAAGAGGCGGTAGGTGAACTCGTGGGACTGGCCCACCTCCAGCGTCACCAGGTCCTGCCCGGAGTTGAAGGCGTTCGGAGGACAGGTCATGGGCTCGACCGCGACCCCACGGCGCCCCAGGTGCTCACCGGAGTAGACCTGCACCCACGGCACGTCTGAGCTCATGACGGCGGTGCGTCCGCCCTCGCCACCGGTCAGCCGCACCTGCCACACTCCGTCAGGCAGGCCGGTGTAGGCGTTGTCCGTCGAGGTCTGCCCCACGAGCCGGCCCTCGCGCCAGTCCCAGTCGGTTCCCGCGATCTCGCGTTCACCGGCCGGTGCCATCGTGCCGGGCTCGACGTCGAGGACACGCTCGGCCGGAACCGTGAGCACGCACTTGTCCAGCACGACGCCACGAGTGAGGTAGGGGTGGCAGGACACTCCGTAAGGGGCGGGCGCGAGCACGCCGTCGAGCTCCGGCGCACCGGCGACGTTAGCGGCCGGCGCCGCCGCGGCCCCAAGGTTCGTTGAGGTCGTCGTGACGGTCAGGCCTCGCTCGGCGTCCAGGGCGAAACGGACCGCGATCTCCAGGGCCCAGGGGTAGACGTAGGAGGGCGGCAGGGTCAGCTCGAGCGTGACCTCGCTGCGCGGGGCAGCGACGTCGTCGTCGCCGGTCTCGGAGGCGACCTGGAAGTCCGACCACCCCACGAGCCCGTGGAGCGCCGAGCCCGTGTCAGGCTCGTTGCAGGGGACGAGGAAGTCCGCTCCGGCGTAGGTGTAGGTGGAGTCCTTGATGCGGTTGGGCCAGGGGACCAGGGTCTTGCCCTGCCAGGCAGCCGGGAGCGTCCGCTCGGCGTCGAAGGGGACGACGACGTCGCGTCCCTCGCGACGCAGGTGGACGAGCGTGGCGCCCGAGGTGGCAATGCGAGCCTCGTAGGGGCCGGCTACCAGGTCGATGAGCTCTCCGTTGATCATGCTGCTCCTCGCTAGCAGTGGGACGGCGTCAGGCGCCAGGTTGAGGTGTCAGATCGCGCGGCGTCGCGTGAACGCTCACGATCCTAGTCGCCCACCCGCCTCGGAAGCAGTCCTACTGACCGCCCAGGCCCGTGGTGGCCACGGCCTTGATGATCTGGCGCTGGAAGACCATGAACAGCAGGGTCAGTGGCAGCGCCGCGATCATGGCTGAGGCCATCGTCTGGGCGTAGATGATGCCGTAGGCGTTCTTCACCGTGGACAACCCGACCGGCAGGGTCATGAGGTCAGGGTTGTTGGTGACGATGAAGGGCCACATGAAGTTGTTCCACGCTCCGATGAACACGAAGATCGCCACAGCGGTCACGATGGGCCGTGAGATCGGCAGGATGACGTTCCAGAACAGGCGCCAGTTCCCGGCTCCGTCCACTCGGGCGGCGTCCTCGACCTCCTGGGGCACCTGGTCGAAGTACTGCTTGAAGATGTAGACCATCATCGGGGCAATGGTCTGGGGCAGGATGACTCCTGCGAAGGTGTCCACCAGGTTCAGGGCGTCCATCTCCTTGAACAGGGGGACGATCAGAATCTGGCCCGGCACCATGATGAGCGCGATGGTCAGCAGGAACAGCACTCGCCGACCAGCGAAGACCGTGCGCGAGAAGGCGTATCCGGCCAGCGCGCAGATAATGACCGTCAGCACCGTGACCGCAGCCGCGATGAGGAAGGTGTTGCCCATCCACGTGAAGACCTCACCGCGCGCGAAGACCACGCGGTAGTTCTCCAGGGTGAACCCGCCTTCGGGGAACCACCTCAGCGGCAGCGACTGTGCCTGGTTCTCAGTCTTCAGCGAGGTGTCGATCGCCCAGGCCAGCGGCAGCAGCCAGCTGGCGGCCAGGAAGGCGAGGAGGGCAAAGGCCACCACCCGGGCGACCTTGGACTGGCCGAGCAGGAGGTTGCGCGTGCGACGAGTCTCCGCCTTACGCTCGGCACGAGAACGGGCCATGGCAGCGAGCCAGGGGTTGGTCACCGTGGAGGCGGCGGTGGTCTCAGCGCTCATTGTTCTTGCCCTTCCGCGAACGGGTCACCATCTGGAAGACGACCGTGATGACGATGACGACGGCGAAGAAGATGTAGGACATCGCCGAGGCGTAACCCATCCGGTAGTTCGTGAAGCCGGTGTCGTAGATGTACTGGAGAATCGGACGGGTCGAGCCCTCAGGTCCGGAGCCGCCGTTGAAGGCGATGAACATCTGGTCGAAGATCTTCAGAGACGCGATCACCTGCAGCGTAGCCACGAGCACCGTGGTCCCACGCAGCTGGGGCAGAGTGACCGACCACAGCTTGCGCCAGAACCCGGCACCGTCTACCTCAGCGGCTTCGTAGAGCAGGTCCGGGATCGCCTGGAGGCTGGAGAGGTAGAGCAGAAAATTGAAGCCCACCGTCCACCACACGGTGAGGATGACCATGGACCACATGGCGACGTCGACGTCCGTGAGCCAGCCGACCTTGTCCAGGCCCATCTGCTCGATCCAGTAGTTGACGAAGCCGACGTCGGAGTTGAACAACCAGGTCCACACCTGGACCACGACGGCTACCGGCAGCAGGTAGGGCGCGAAGAAGGCCAGGCGCCAGAACCACTGGCCGGGGATGCCGATGTAGACCAGGAGCGCCATCACCAGGGCGATGAGGACCAGCGGGATGGTGCTCATGACGGTGAAGGCGACGGTGTGCCCCAGGGTCTGCCACATCGTGGTGTCACCAAAGGCCTCGACGTAATTGTCCAGGCCGACCCAGCCACCGTTGCCCATGAGGGACTGCTCGGTGAAGGACAGCCACAGTCCGTACAGGATCGGCAGGATCAGGAACAGGACCGCGACGACGAGGAAGGGCACGAGGAAGGGCAGGCCTGAGCCCAGCCGCTTGATCGAGGGCTGAGAAGCCCTTGCAGCCTCAGCGTGACGCGCTGAGCGCGAGGAGGTACTGACTGACATGATGCGTTGCTCCTCGTCTCTCAGGCGGGCGGGTTCTGGGCGAGCATGGCGTCGAGGCGGTCCACGAGACCGTCAACAGCCTGCTCAGCCGTCAGGGAGTGGGACAGCCAGCACGACTGCATGACCTCGGCCACGCGCGCCTGGAAGTCGCCTCCGGAGCCTGTGAACCACGCTGCGGGCTCGAAGACGCCTTCATCCATCGCGTTGGCGTAGTGGGACTGCGGGACCAGCTCCTGGTACTCAGCCGAGTCCGTGACCTGGAGGTTGGCGGGAGTGTGTCCGCCTCCTGCCCAGTCAAGGGAGTTCTTGAGCATCCCTGCCACGACCTCGTAGGCCGCGTCACGCCGCTCCTCGTCCACCTTGTCCTGGTGAGGAAGCACGAAGACGTGGCAGTCACCGAAGGTGGCGGGTGCCCCGAAGACGGTTGGCATCGTCATGGCGTCGAAGGGGATCTCAGCCTTCTGGAACGAGGGAAGCTCCCAGTTGCCCATGAAGGTGATACCCGTACGACCGGTAGAGAAGGAGGCGATGGCGCCGCCGTAGTCCATGTTCGGGTCAGCGATCTGGCCGTCGAGCATGTCAGCGACGAACTGCGTGACCGTGACCGCCGCCTCGCGGTCCAGGTCCGCCTTCTTGCCCGGCGTCAGGGTCGCCGTGGCGCCGGTCTGGAAGTACAGCCCCCACCACAGACGGCACACCTGAGCACCGTCGCCGGTGTAGCCGTAGGAGATTCCCTGGCCTCCGGTGACGTCCGCGAGCGCGCGCCCCGCCTCCAGGAAGGCCTCGGGCGAGGTCAGCCTGCTGAGCCTGCCGCTGGAGTCCAGCAGCCCGGCCTGCTCGCACAGGTCGGTGTTGTAGAACATGAGGAAGGCGTGGAAGTCCAGGGGGACGGCGAACTGCTTGTCGTTCACGAAGCACTTCTCCCACAGGGTGGGAGAGAACATGTCCTGTGTGACGCCGTGGTCAGCCAGACGGTCCAGGTCCCAGGTGTCGAGCAGCCCGCCTGGAGCGTAGCCGACCACGCGGGTGGCGTGCATGACCGCCAGGTCCGGAGACCGTCCACCCACTGAGGACATCGCGAGCTTGGTGTAGTAGGGCCCTCCCCAGGTCAGGACGACCGGGTCGATCTCGATCCCAGGGTTCTGCTGGCCGACGGTGTCCATCATCGCCTGGAAGACGCCACCGTCACCTCCTGTGAACAGGTGCCACAGCTGGACCTTGGTACGGTCCTGTGCCGAGGCGTTGGAGCAGCCCGACAGCAGCCCTCCTCCCGCGACAGCGGCGCCGCCGAGCATAGCGGCGGTCAGGAAGCTGCGCCGGCTCGGCATTCCCCGACCGGGGACCCAGAGCTGACTCATCATTGACCTCCTTGTCAATGAGTGCTGATACAGATGTGCGTCGCGCAGCGCCTCGCGCACGACTGGCCGGTGCTCGTAGGGGACGGGAACGCTGCCTGGGGTCGTCAACCGGCTGGCGACCCCAGGCGGCAGGCGCTCAGGCCAGCTCGACGGCGAGCCAGCTGGCCGGAGGCAGCGTGGTGGTGAGCACGCCGTCGGACAGCTCCACGGCGTGGGGCACGGGGACCACGGCGTCCGGGTTGTCCGCGGTGTTGACGGCGTCCAGGTCCTCAGGCGCCAGGACCTGAGCCTCTACGACGCGGCTGACTCCCAGGCCGTCGAGGACGGCGCTGAGGTCCACCGGCTCAGTCAGTGAGCGGTTGAGAGCGAGCAGGGATCCGGTGCCAGCCTCCTTGTCCCAGGTGACGACGGCGTCGAGCTGGTCGACCTCGCCGTAGCGCTCGGTCTGGGTGCGCGGAGTGGAGACGACGGCGTCGTAGGCCGTGCCGCGAGCGATACGAGATCCGATGGAGAAGGGGTAGAAGGTGGTCTGGCGCCAGGCCCGTCCACCCTTCTCCGTCATGATGGGGGCGATGACGTTGACGAGCTGGGCGATGCACGCCGCCTTAACACGGTTGGCGTGGCGCAGCAGGGAGATAAGCATGCCGCCCAGGGCGAGCGCGTCGGCACCGGTGTAGACGTCCTCGATCCGTTTGGGGGCGAAGGGCCAGTCGTCGGTGGCGAAGCCGTGCTCCATGGAGTTCCACTCCGACAGGCGCCACACGTTCCACTCGTCGACACTGATCTTGATCTTCTTGTCCGAGCGCTTCTTGGCGCCCACGGCGTCCGCGGTGGCGATGACGCCGTCGATGAAGCGGTCCATGTCGTAGCCGGCGGCGAGGAGGCTGGCGCGGTCCTGGACGTCAGGATCGACGTAGCGGTGCATGGAGATGTAGTCGACCTCGTCGTAGTTGAGGTCGAGGACGGTGCGCTCCCAGTCACCGAAGGTGGGCATCTCCCAGGCGGAGGACCCGCAGGCCACGAGCTCCAGGTCCTGGTCCATCATCTTCATGGCGCGGGCGGTCGAGCCAGCGAGGTAGGCGTAGTCCTCGGCGTTCTTGTGGCCGACCTGCCAGGGGCCGTCCATCTCGTTGCCCAGGCACCACATGCGCACGTTGTAGGGCTCGGTGTGGCCGTTGTCCCGGCGCATGTCCGCGTACTGGGTGCCGAGCTCGCCGTTGGTGTAGTCGAGGATGTTGACAGCGTCCTCCTCGCCACGGGTACCGAGGTTGATAGCCATCATCGGCTCGATCTCAGCCTGACGGCACCACTCCATGAACTCGTCCAGGCCGAAGGAGTTGGGCTCGGTGGAGTGCCAGGCCAGCTCGCGGCGGGTGGGACGCTCGGACACCGGGCCGATGGCGTCCTCCCAGCGGTAGTTGGACACGAAGTTGCCGCCGGGGTAGCGGGCCACCGTGATGCCGAGCTCGCGCACGAGCTCCATGACGTCCTGACGCAGACCGTGCTCGTCTGCCGTGGGGTGGTCCGGCTCGAAGATCCCGGTGTAGACGCACCGGCCCATGTGCTCCACGAGCACGCCGTACATACGGCGGTCGATATCGCCGATGGGGCGGTGGGCGTCAACCGCGATGCGTGCGTTAGCCATAGGGACTCTCCTTGAGGTGTAGTACATCGAGCTCGCCAACGGCGTCCACATGTCTTCCCCGTCCGGCGGCAACGTAAGCGTCCCCCATCACTTCATCGTTGTCAACCCTTTTGGACAACATCATCAGCATCGTTCATCAGATACGTTGTCACTACGTGGCTCCTCAAGCACCATTGTGAATGACAGCGATGAATATGCCTCGGAGCACATTCCGCGCCCATATGAGTAGACTGCACCCATGCCGCCCACGATCCTCGACGTCGCTTCGCTCGCAGGCGTGTCCGCCAAGACAGTCTCACGCGTTGTCAACGATGAATCTGGCGTGTCCGAGGGCACGAGGAACAAGGTGCTGCAGGCGATTCGGTCCCTGGGCTACTCCCCCGACCGGGCCGCCACGTACCTGAGAACCGGACGGTCCGGCGTCATTGGTCTAGCGGTCCCCGAGCTTGGCCAGCCCTTCTTCGCCGAGCTCGCCGACCGCATCACCAGGACCGCCGCCCAGCACGGCCTCTCGGTCGTCCTCGGGGTCACCGGACAACATGGCGAGGGCGAGGAAGAGTTCCTCGCCCGCCACGTCGAGCTCGACGGCGTCATCCTCTACTGGCAAGGGCTGGAGGCACGCCACCTGAGCATCGAGGCCCGTCGTCGTCCCGTCGTCGTCCTGGGCGAGAACGAGCATGGCGAGGTCGACCGCGTCACGATGGGCAATGACGCAGGTATCCACCTCGCCCTAGCCCATCTGCTGGCCCTGGGCCGCCAGCACATCGCCGTCCTGGGAGTCCCCGAGCAAGGGAGCCCTGGCCACGGGGCCGCCCGCGCCAGGACCCGCGCCCTGCAGTCGGCCACCGCCAGGCTTGGCACAAGCATCGAGGCGCCCCTCCTGGTCGCGACGGACGACTGGCGACGACCCGAGGGAGCAGCTGCTGTCCGTCGTCTGCTCGCCTCCGGTCACCCTTTCGACGCCGTCCTCGCCTTCAATGACGGGCTCGCCCTGGGAGCACTGCACGAGCTGAGCCGCCAGGGCCTGCGCGTGCCCGACGACGTCGCCGTCACAGGCTTCGACAACCTGGAGATCTCCCGATTCTCCGTCCCCTCCCTCACGACCGTCTCCCCACGGCTCAGCTCCTACGCCGACGACGCCCTCGACCTCCTCCTCACGCGCCTGGACAACCCGTCCCTGCCCGCTCGCACACGCGTCGAGGACGTCACCCTTCTTCCACGCGACTCCACGATCGGAGGGA containing:
- a CDS encoding NAD(P)-dependent oxidoreductase, whose translation is MTDMTVAVLGLGAMGLPMAQHLVKDFPVKAFDPFEARRDLAQQAGAQACTSAAEASKDVDVAVIAVRSAPQVEAVLFGADGASETLREGSVVVVTSTVGAECVLDTEARLAARGVGLVDAPVSGGAVRAGDGELLIMLGGSQEPLAAARPVLQALGSNLVEMGECGAGQNMKAVNQLLCGIHTAAAAEALAMAKTLGLDPMRCIEVMGTGAAASFMLADRGPRMVEQMEGHTPELRSRLDVILKDMGIVGSLTRAAQLPTPVASAAENLYRVAKAAGLEAEDDSALAAYLLGQARA
- a CDS encoding extracellular solute-binding protein, with protein sequence MSQLWVPGRGMPSRRSFLTAAMLGGAAVAGGGLLSGCSNASAQDRTKVQLWHLFTGGDGGVFQAMMDTVGQQNPGIEIDPVVLTWGGPYYTKLAMSSVGGRSPDLAVMHATRVVGYAPGGLLDTWDLDRLADHGVTQDMFSPTLWEKCFVNDKQFAVPLDFHAFLMFYNTDLCEQAGLLDSSGRLSRLTSPEAFLEAGRALADVTGGQGISYGYTGDGAQVCRLWWGLYFQTGATATLTPGKKADLDREAAVTVTQFVADMLDGQIADPNMDYGGAIASFSTGRTGITFMGNWELPSFQKAEIPFDAMTMPTVFGAPATFGDCHVFVLPHQDKVDEERRDAAYEVVAGMLKNSLDWAGGGHTPANLQVTDSAEYQELVPQSHYANAMDEGVFEPAAWFTGSGGDFQARVAEVMQSCWLSHSLTAEQAVDGLVDRLDAMLAQNPPA
- a CDS encoding carbohydrate ABC transporter permease, with amino-acid sequence MSAETTAASTVTNPWLAAMARSRAERKAETRRTRNLLLGQSKVARVVAFALLAFLAASWLLPLAWAIDTSLKTENQAQSLPLRWFPEGGFTLENYRVVFARGEVFTWMGNTFLIAAAVTVLTVIICALAGYAFSRTVFAGRRVLFLLTIALIMVPGQILIVPLFKEMDALNLVDTFAGVILPQTIAPMMVYIFKQYFDQVPQEVEDAARVDGAGNWRLFWNVILPISRPIVTAVAIFVFIGAWNNFMWPFIVTNNPDLMTLPVGLSTVKNAYGIIYAQTMASAMIAALPLTLLFMVFQRQIIKAVATTGLGGQ
- a CDS encoding LacI family DNA-binding transcriptional regulator, whose amino-acid sequence is MMDVARATGVSHQTVSRVINRPDSVRPATRERVLAAIKELGYRPNLAARALVTDSTRMIGVVSGRSSYFGPASTTAAIELAARGAGYGTLVTSLREGDDSEVDEVLGFLATRGVDGIIVVAPSIGIADAARAAARTAPMVVVADGFEPSARLHAVCVDQELGAKMAVRHLIGAGRRRIAHIAGPSDWFDAQARVRGWRTAMEDAGLDASELYWGDWTAESGYTLGTEILVRLEREPLDALFCSNDLMALGVLAAARDQGVPVPERLAVVGYDDTAGAEYYAPPLTTVSQPFEEMGRLCVEVLLRAIAGEAGVRHSVPPTLKVRRSSSL
- a CDS encoding aldose 1-epimerase family protein, giving the protein MINGELIDLVAGPYEARIATSGATLVHLRREGRDVVVPFDAERTLPAAWQGKTLVPWPNRIKDSTYTYAGADFLVPCNEPDTGSALHGLVGWSDFQVASETGDDDVAAPRSEVTLELTLPPSYVYPWALEIAVRFALDAERGLTVTTTSTNLGAAAAPAANVAGAPELDGVLAPAPYGVSCHPYLTRGVVLDKCVLTVPAERVLDVEPGTMAPAGEREIAGTDWDWREGRLVGQTSTDNAYTGLPDGVWQVRLTGGEGGRTAVMSSDVPWVQVYSGEHLGRRGVAVEPMTCPPNAFNSGQDLVTLEVGQSHEFTYRLFEED
- a CDS encoding alpha-N-arabinofuranosidase; this encodes MANARIAVDAHRPIGDIDRRMYGVLVEHMGRCVYTGIFEPDHPTADEHGLRQDVMELVRELGITVARYPGGNFVSNYRWEDAIGPVSERPTRRELAWHSTEPNSFGLDEFMEWCRQAEIEPMMAINLGTRGEEDAVNILDYTNGELGTQYADMRRDNGHTEPYNVRMWCLGNEMDGPWQVGHKNAEDYAYLAGSTARAMKMMDQDLELVACGSSAWEMPTFGDWERTVLDLNYDEVDYISMHRYVDPDVQDRASLLAAGYDMDRFIDGVIATADAVGAKKRSDKKIKISVDEWNVWRLSEWNSMEHGFATDDWPFAPKRIEDVYTGADALALGGMLISLLRHANRVKAACIAQLVNVIAPIMTEKGGRAWRQTTFYPFSIGSRIARGTAYDAVVSTPRTQTERYGEVDQLDAVVTWDKEAGTGSLLALNRSLTEPVDLSAVLDGLGVSRVVEAQVLAPEDLDAVNTADNPDAVVPVPHAVELSDGVLTTTLPPASWLAVELA
- a CDS encoding LacI family DNA-binding transcriptional regulator: MPPTILDVASLAGVSAKTVSRVVNDESGVSEGTRNKVLQAIRSLGYSPDRAATYLRTGRSGVIGLAVPELGQPFFAELADRITRTAAQHGLSVVLGVTGQHGEGEEEFLARHVELDGVILYWQGLEARHLSIEARRRPVVVLGENEHGEVDRVTMGNDAGIHLALAHLLALGRQHIAVLGVPEQGSPGHGAARARTRALQSATARLGTSIEAPLLVATDDWRRPEGAAAVRRLLASGHPFDAVLAFNDGLALGALHELSRQGLRVPDDVAVTGFDNLEISRFSVPSLTTVSPRLSSYADDALDLLLTRLDNPSLPARTRVEDVTLLPRDSTIGGTRPWTHE
- a CDS encoding carbohydrate ABC transporter permease → MSVSTSSRSARHAEAARASQPSIKRLGSGLPFLVPFLVVAVLFLILPILYGLWLSFTEQSLMGNGGWVGLDNYVEAFGDTTMWQTLGHTVAFTVMSTIPLVLIALVMALLVYIGIPGQWFWRLAFFAPYLLPVAVVVQVWTWLFNSDVGFVNYWIEQMGLDKVGWLTDVDVAMWSMVILTVWWTVGFNFLLYLSSLQAIPDLLYEAAEVDGAGFWRKLWSVTLPQLRGTTVLVATLQVIASLKIFDQMFIAFNGGSGPEGSTRPILQYIYDTGFTNYRMGYASAMSYIFFAVVIVITVVFQMVTRSRKGKNNER